In Ignavibacteria bacterium, the genomic window CAATGTGGCAATTTCTCTAACTTGATCTTTTGTAACTTTTGCGACTTTATTTCTATTTGGTTCTGGTGAACCCTTTTCAAGCTTTGCTGCTTTCAATAATAAAATAGAAGCAGGCGGGGTTTTAGTAATAAATGTAAATGATTTATCCGAATAAACTGTAATCACAACTGGAATGATTAAACCAGCTTTGTCTGAAGTCTTTGCGTTAAACTGCTTGCAAAACTCCATTATATTCACACCTTTTTGACCTAATGCCGGTCCAACAGGTGGTGAAGGATTTGCTTGACCTGCAGGAATTTGAAGCTTAATAAAACCAGTTACTTTCTTTGCCATAAAAAATTCTCTCTAATTATTTTTCTAACTCAGCTTGAATGAAGTCAAGCTCCACAGGAGTTTTCCTCCCGAAGATGCTAACCATTACTTTCAGTTTCATTTTTTCGTTATTTACTTCTTGAACGACACCATTGAAATTATTAAATGGTCCATCAATAATTTTAATTGCATCACCAAGACGGAATGGATTCTCTAATCTTTCACCCGTAGCTTCTTCTGTAATTTTTCCGAAAATTCGTTTGATTTCATCAGCATGAAGAGTCTGCGGATTATTTCGATTGCCTAAAAATCCCATTACCGATGGGACACTAAGAATAATATCTATTATTTTTTTATCCAGGATCGCTTCTATCAAAACATATCCTGGGAAAAAACTTTTGCTCTTACTTTTCTTCTTTCCGTCTTTTACTTCAAATACTTTTTCTGTAGGGATCAGAACCTGTTTAATGTAATCCTGCAAACTCTGATATTCGATTTCGTTTTCGAGAGCAGTCTTCACACGTTTCTCATGTCCAGAATAAGTTCTAACTACATACCACTTATGAGTCATTGCCTAGAACAATCCCTTAATTAGATTACTTAATATCATATCAATGGCATAAACAAACGCTGCCAGAATAACACAAGTGACAATAACAATAACTGTCGACTCTCTTAGTTCGTCTTTTGTAGGCCAAGTGACTTTTTTCATTTCTTTAACGACATCGGAAAAGAAGTTTATTATTTTTTCTTTCATATAAATACCTGTTTGTGCACGTCAGGAGGGACTCGAACCCCCAACCTGCGGTTTTGGAGACCGCTGCTCTAGCCAATTGAGCTACTGACGTAGAACTTATTTGGTCTCTTTATGAGTTGTATGTTTGTTACACCACTTACAAAACTTTTTAAATTCAACTCTGCCGGAGTGCAACTTTTTGTTTTTAGTTGTTGTGTAATTTCTTCTCTTACACTCTGTACATTCTAATGTTATTATATCTCTCATCGTCTTCTATTTTTTCTTTGTTGAGCTTGCGACCGGGATTGAACCGGTGACCTCTTCCTTACCAAGGAAGTGCTCTACCAACTGAGCTACGCAAGCTTGTTGATTGAGCGAGTGATTTGATTTCTTTGAAGCGAAGACTTTTTAGAATTCACAATCTCTCTTCGAGCGGGAGACGGGACTCGAACCCGCGACCAACAGCTTGGAAGGCTGTGACTCTAGCCAACTGAGTTACTCCCGCAGCATGTGCATTACAAAATTTAAAGAACAACTTATCTCACATTATTAGATTGTATTTTAGAGATAAGTTGAATATTTAGTTAATATGTTGTGGGTAGCGAGGGATTCGAACCCCCAAAGGCATTTGCCAACGGATTTACAGTCCGCCCCGGCTCTCCAACTCCGGCGTCTACCCGTAAAAATCCAATTTTGAGCTTACAAGTTTATTAAAAAAAAGTGTCAAATGCAATAATGTTTAGTCCATAAGAAAGGAAAAAAATTATTATAGGGAAATTATTTATTATGGTATGATTTTTTATTGAGAAAACCAGCTATTTCTATCCAAGCTGCGGTATTGAATTGCTTCGCTTAGATGTTGAGGTAAGATTTTTTCGTTACCCTCAAGATCAGCAATAGTCCGAGAAACCTTAAGAATTCTATCATACGCCCTGGCAGAAAGACCGAGTTTTGTGATGGCGGTTTTTAGCAGCTCTTCACCCGCTGAATCTATCGAGCAAAACTTTTTTACAAGCTTATTCGTCATTCCAGAATTAGAATAAATTCCTTCGACCTCACTAAATCTTTTCAGTTGCACCATCCTTGCAGTTGTTACTCGATCTCGAATTTCTTTTGACGATTCTGCGGAACTTGATGACATTAGCTCCTTAAACTTAACCGCATGTACTTCGATATGAATATCAATTCTATCTAAAAGCGGTCCGGATATTCTTGAAAGATATTTTTGAATTTGCTGCGGAGTACAAGTACACTCTTTTGTTGGATCTGTAAAAAAACCGCACGGACATGGATTCATTGCAGTGACGAGCATGAAGTTCGAGGGAAACTCCAGAGTCATTTTTGATCTGCTTATTGTTACTCTTCGATCTTCAAGCGGCTGACGCAAAACTTCGAGAACATTTTTTTTAAACTCAGGAAGCTCATCCAAAAATAAAACTCCATTATGTGAATACGAAACTTCACCTGGACGCGGGATAGTTCCTCCGCCAATTAGAGCAACGTCCGAGGTTGTATGATGCGGACTTCTGAATGGACGGTTTGTTACAAGCGGACTATCAAATTGAAGTAAGCCGGCAACTGAGTGGATTTTTGTTGTCTCCAATGCTTCTTCAAAAGTTAGAGTTGGTAAAATTGATGGAAGTCTTCGCGCGAGCATAGTTTTTCCTGAACCAGGCGGACCAATCATTAAAATATTATGTGAGCCGGCTGCAGCAACTTCTAAGGCACGTTTCACATTCTCCTGCCCTTTGACTTCAGAAAAGTCGAACGAGTAATCCAAAGCGTGTTTGAAAACTTCATTTACATCTGTTCGCAGCGGAGCAGCAGATTCAATATTGTTCAACAGATTAATGCATTCGCCGAGCCCACTCACTGAGTAAACATCAAGTCCATCGACAATAGAAGCTTCGAGTGCGTTTTTCTCCGGGAGAATAATTCCTTTGAATCCTTCTTTTCTTGCTCGGATGCAAATCGGAAGAACACCGCGTATTGGACGCAAAAATCCATCGAGTGAAAGTTCACCGAGAATTAAGTACTTATCAAGATTTTGAAGTTCAATAGAACCATTGCATTGGAGAATGCTTAATGCAATTGGAAGATCAAATGAGCTGCCCTCTTTTTTGATATCAGCAGGTGCAAGATTTATCGTTATTTTTTTACTCGGAAATGTGTATTCAGAATTTTTTATCGAGGCAAAAACTCTTTCACGGCTTTCTTTTACTGCACTGTCAGGCAGACCAACAATTGTGAACGACGGAACTTGATTCTCGATGTGAGTTTCAACTTCGATGATGAATGCGTCTATGCCGTATGTCGCTGCACAAAAAACTTTGGCGAACATGCTCTTTAACTTTTTTGGCTAAGTTAATTAATGGTAAGTGATTTTACAATATTGAATGCAATTTTAAATTTTTAACCGAGTTTGATCATTGTGACCCCTTGTGAAAGAAAAAAAAATCACCACAGAGTTACACAGAGTACCACAAAGCGCACAGAGAAAAGTTTGAGCAAAAAAATATAACTATTAGATTATCTATACTTTCTTAAAAACTCAATTCGGTCTTTAAGTTTTTCGACCGGAGTAAGAAGTTTATCTTTACCGTAAATGGCATCTTTATAATTTAAGAAGGTGAGTTCGTAATCTTTGCTCATTACAATAGCTTCTTCTGGGCAGACTTCTTCACAGAATCCACAGAAGATGCATCTAAGCATATTTATTTCGAACCGTTCGGGATATCGTTCCTTTTCATCAATTGTCTCAGCGGCTTGAACATCAATTGCAAGTGCAGGACAAACACGCGAACATAAACTACAGGCAACGCATCTTTCTTTTCCACCATCTTCAACTAGAACAGGTCTGCCGCGGTAGGATTCCGGCTGCACATATTTTACTTCCGGATATTGACGGGTGAATTTCGGACTGACAAGATGCTTCAGTGTCAACAGCATTCCTTTTACAATTTCCGGAATGTAAAGTTTTTCAAGCAGAGTTAAATCTTTAAGTCTTTTCTTTACAACAGCCATTCGATATCCTCTGATTAAATCTTAAAAACATAAATTAAGAATGCAACCCAAATTAAGTTTACCAGCGACAGCGGAAGCATAACTTTCCAGCCGAGGTTCATCAATTGATCGTAACGAAATCTTGGGATACTCCATCTCACCCAAATAAAAACAAAAAGAACGCACAGAACTTTTGCAATAAAAGAAAACACTTGTAGCAATACGGTTAAGCCTGAACTTAATCCGAATTCCTGAGCGTACGGA contains:
- the rplK gene encoding 50S ribosomal protein L11 encodes the protein MAKKVTGFIKLQIPAGQANPSPPVGPALGQKGVNIMEFCKQFNAKTSDKAGLIIPVVITVYSDKSFTFITKTPPASILLLKAAKLEKGSPEPNRNKVAKVTKDQVREIATLKMPDLNANDVDHAMSMVEGTARSMGILVEG
- the nusG gene encoding transcription termination/antitermination factor NusG; this encodes MTHKWYVVRTYSGHEKRVKTALENEIEYQSLQDYIKQVLIPTEKVFEVKDGKKKSKSKSFFPGYVLIEAILDKKIIDIILSVPSVMGFLGNRNNPQTLHADEIKRIFGKITEEATGERLENPFRLGDAIKIIDGPFNNFNGVVQEVNNEKMKLKVMVSIFGRKTPVELDFIQAELEK
- the secE gene encoding preprotein translocase subunit SecE; protein product: MKEKIINFFSDVVKEMKKVTWPTKDELRESTVIVIVTCVILAAFVYAIDMILSNLIKGLF
- the rpmG gene encoding 50S ribosomal protein L33, which encodes MRDIITLECTECKRRNYTTTKNKKLHSGRVEFKKFCKWCNKHTTHKETK
- a CDS encoding YifB family Mg chelatase-like AAA ATPase, with protein sequence MFAKVFCAATYGIDAFIIEVETHIENQVPSFTIVGLPDSAVKESRERVFASIKNSEYTFPSKKITINLAPADIKKEGSSFDLPIALSILQCNGSIELQNLDKYLILGELSLDGFLRPIRGVLPICIRARKEGFKGIILPEKNALEASIVDGLDVYSVSGLGECINLLNNIESAAPLRTDVNEVFKHALDYSFDFSEVKGQENVKRALEVAAAGSHNILMIGPPGSGKTMLARRLPSILPTLTFEEALETTKIHSVAGLLQFDSPLVTNRPFRSPHHTTSDVALIGGGTIPRPGEVSYSHNGVLFLDELPEFKKNVLEVLRQPLEDRRVTISRSKMTLEFPSNFMLVTAMNPCPCGFFTDPTKECTCTPQQIQKYLSRISGPLLDRIDIHIEVHAVKFKELMSSSSAESSKEIRDRVTTARMVQLKRFSEVEGIYSNSGMTNKLVKKFCSIDSAGEELLKTAITKLGLSARAYDRILKVSRTIADLEGNEKILPQHLSEAIQYRSLDRNSWFSQ
- a CDS encoding NADH-quinone oxidoreductase subunit I; the encoded protein is MAVVKKRLKDLTLLEKLYIPEIVKGMLLTLKHLVSPKFTRQYPEVKYVQPESYRGRPVLVEDGGKERCVACSLCSRVCPALAIDVQAAETIDEKERYPERFEINMLRCIFCGFCEEVCPEEAIVMSKDYELTFLNYKDAIYGKDKLLTPVEKLKDRIEFLRKYR